One Diospyros lotus cultivar Yz01 chromosome 1, ASM1463336v1, whole genome shotgun sequence genomic window carries:
- the LOC127798062 gene encoding uncharacterized protein LOC127798062 — MGVDYYDILNVNRNATDDDLKKSYRRLAMKWHPDKNPNNKKEAEAEFIRISEAYDVLSDPQKRQIYDQYGEEGLKDMPPPGSSGNSWFPNSRNAEDIFAEFFGSSPFGFGPAGAGRSTRFQPDGGGSYGGFGGNDSFFRTQSDGQATCTPKKPPPIERSLPCSLEELYNGSTRKMKISRTVVDANGQLLQETEILTIDVKPGWKKGTKITFPDKGNEQLNQLSADLVFVIDEKPHVIYTRDSNDLIINHSVSLAEALAGTTVNLTTLDNRDLSIPITDIMSPGYELVIAGEGMPIAKEPRHKGDLRIKFDVKFPTKLTPEQRASLKRALGG; from the exons ATGGGGGTGGATTACTACGATATACTGAACGTGAATAGGAATGCGACGGATGATGATCTGAAGAAGTCGTACAGAAGATTGGCGATGAAATGGCATCCGGATAAGAACCCTAACAACAAGAAAGAAGCTGAGGCCGAATTCATACGAATCTCCGAGGCTTATGAC GTCCTGAGCGATCCACAGAAGAGGCAAATCTATGATCAATATGGTGAAGAAGGGTTAAAGGACATGCCACCACCAGGTTCTAGTGGCAACAGTTGGTTCCCTAATTCCCGGAATGCAGAGGATATTTTTGCAGAATTCTTCGGGAGCAGCCCTTTCGGGTTTGGACCAGCAGGAGCCGGCAGGTCCACTAGGTTTCAGCCTGATGGAGGAGGGAGTTATGGGGGATTTGGTGGGAATGACAGTTTCTTTCGGACTCAAAGTGATGGACAAGCTACCTGTACGCCAAAGAAACCACCACCGATTGAGAGATCATTGCCTTGCAGCCTTGAGGAACTCTACAATGGATCAACAAGGAAAATGAAAATCTCTAGGACAGTGGTTGATGCCAATGG ACAATTGTTGCAAGAAACAGAGATATTAACCATTGATGTGAAGCCGGGGTGGAAGAAGGGAACAAAGATCACATTCCCAGACAAAGGGAACGAGCAGCTGAACCAGCTCTCTGCAGACCTTGTATTTGTGATTGATGAGAAGCCCCATGTAATTTACACCCGAGATAGCAACGACCTCATCATAAACCATAGCGTGTCATTGGCTGAGGCTCTAGCAGGAACCACGGTGAATTTGACGACGCTCGATAATCGGGACTTGTCCATCCCGATCACCGACATCATGAGCCCCGGTTACGAGCTGGTGATTGCCGGGGAGGGCATGCCAATTGCCAAGGAGCCTAGGCATAAGGGTGACTTGAGGATCAAGTTTGATGTAAAGTTCCCCACAAAATTGACACCCGAGCAACGAGCAAGCCTGAAGCGTGCCCTTGGAGGTTAG
- the LOC127787253 gene encoding E3 ubiquitin-protein ligase At1g12760-like — protein sequence MGVLLLGLHSKSKTCQCTLLMERVERHRDSEHVIDISSSNEASSSGSTNDTNGLDAQQHEDHSANERTAVFQTAHSSANASNSRNSSFIRRADGHGRRRRSPLNSGLWISVELVLTLSQIVATIVVLSLSRHEHPRAPLFGWVVGYAAGCIATLPLLYWRWHYRDQALEPDSSQPHQRSAQSNSPASFSTSSITRTSEGEGRPSSTASRGVQSVRTPNPRLKALVEYLKMALDCFFAVWFVVGNVWIFGGHSSSTEAPNLYRLCIVFLTFSCIGYAMPFILCATICCCFPCIISVLGSREDLLHNRGARQESINSLPTYKFKIRKSRKGNGREIISDAVEGGFVAAGTEKERLISGEDAVCCICLAKYANNDELRELPCSHLFHKECVDKWLKINALCPLCKSDVGESNVSSPSGANASLQGAESRSANS from the exons ATGGGCGTTTTATTACTGGGGCTACACTCTAAAAGCAAAACCTGTCAGTGCACATTATTAATGGAGCGAGTAGAAAGACATAGAGACAGTGAACATGTCATTGACATAAGTAGTAGTAATGAAGCGTCCTCATCTGGTTCAACCAATGATACAAATGGCTTGGATGCCCAGCAGCATGAAGATCACTCTGCAAATGAGAGGACTGCTGTTTTCCAAACGGCACATTCTTCTGCTAATGCATCAAACTCGAGGAATTCATCATTCATTAGAAGAGCAGATGGGCATGGCCGTCGCCGTAGGAGTCCACTAAATTCTGGGTTATGGATATCTGTTGAACTAGTTCTAACTCTAAGCCAGATTGTTGCAACTATTGTTGTATTGTCTTTATCGAGACATGAACACCCACGTGCCCCTTTGTTTGGATGGGTTGTGGGTTATGCTGCTGGATGCATTGCTACACTTCCTCTTCTTTACTGGCGTTGGCATTACCGTGATCAGGCTTTGGAGCCAGATTCATCTCAGCCCCATCAACGGTCTGCACAGAGCAACTCTCCTGCTTCTTTCTCCACTTCTTCAATAACAAGAACTTCAGAGGGGGAAGGCCGACCATCTTCTACAGCCTCTAGAGGTGTCCAAAGTGTGAGAACACCAAACCCAAG ACTCAAGGCACTTGTAGAATACTTAAAGATGGCTTTGGATTGCTTCTTTGCTGTGTGGTTTGTGGTTGGCAATGTTTGGATCTTTGGAGGGCACTCATCTTCCACTGAGGCTCCCAACCTATACAG gtTGTGCATAGTGTTTCTCACTTTCAGCTGCATTGGATATGCAATGCCATTCATTCTGTGTGCCACAATCTGCTGCTGTTTCCCTTGTATAATTTCTGTCCTTGGCTCAAGAGAGGATCTGCTTCATAATAGAGGGGCCAGACAAGAATCAATAAATTCTCTGCCAACCTATAAGTTTAAGATAAGGAAAAGCAGAAAAGGAAACGGAAGAGAAATCATTTCGGATGCAGTTGAAGGTGGTTTTGTAGCTGCAGGGACAGAAAAGGAGCGTCTAATATCAGGAGAAGATGCA GTTTGCTGCATTTGCTTGGCCAAGTACGCAAACAATGATGAGCTCAGAGAGTTGCCATGTTCTCATCTATTCCACAAGGAGTGTGTGGATAAGTGGCTGAAGATCAACGCATTGTGTCCCCTTTGCAAGAGCGATGTTGGTGAGAGCAATGTCAGTTCTCCCTCTGGAGCGAATGCCAGCCTGCAGGGAGCCGAAAGTCGGTCAGCCAATAGTTAA
- the LOC127786992 gene encoding serine/threonine protein phosphatase 2A 57 kDa regulatory subunit B' kappa isoform, which translates to MLKQFLSKFPRKSSKSESNEAQRSGSLHRSSSRGGSLQRTTSGAVASSRLGPPKRTSSAVFPSSFGSGIEPLLAFKDVPSSEKLDLFISKLSLCSVVFDFTDPSKCTEEKDLKRTTLVELVDFVASSPPKFTEPAILAMCKMCANNLFRDFPPNSRTNSSRSENDDDEPMFDPAWCHLQIVYDLMLKFVTSSSLETKIAKKYISHSFILRLLDLFDSEDPRERECLKTILHRIYGKFMVHRPFIRKSISNIFYRFVCETDRHNGIAELLEIFGSVISGFAIPLKEEHKIFLCRALIPLHKPKSLGVYFQQLSYCILQYIEKDPKLASTVIRGLLKYWPITNSQKEVMFLGELEEILEGINMGEFQKIMDPLFSRIACCINGSHFQVAERALFFWNNDQILNLIAHNRHVILPIIFPALERNAQSHWHQSVLNLTVNVRKMFTEMDDLLYVACHAHYKEEQEKLTLEAEKRKETWEQLENAAGIQPIAGNTAVLVTPLATSITC; encoded by the exons ATGTTGAAGCAATTTCTTAGTAAATTCCCTCGGAAATCATCTAAATCCGAGTCCAATGAAGCGCAACGGAGTGGTTCTCTTCATAGGTCCTCCTCCCGTGGTGGTAGTTTGCAACGTACGACCAGCGGGGCCGTAGCTTCTAGCCGGCTAGGTCCTCCGAAACGGACATCGTCGGCCGTTTTTCCATCGAGTTTCGGCTCCGGGATTGAGCCTCTGTTAGCGTTCAAAGATGTTCCAAGTTCAGAAAAGTTGGATCTTTTCATCAGCAAGTTGAGTCTTTGCTCTGTGGTTTTTGACTTCACTGACCCAAGTAAGTGCACAGAGGAGAAAGATCTTAAGCGCACAACGCTGGTAGAGCTTGTTGATTTTGTAGCTTCAAGTCCCCCAAAGTTTACGGAACCGGCGATCTTAGCAATGTGTAAAATGTGTGCTAATAATTTGTTTAGGGATTTCCCACCTAATTCTCGGACTAACTCAAGTAGAagtgaaaatgatgatgatgaaccAATGTTCGATCCTGCTTGGTGTCATTTACAGATTGTGTATGATCTAATGCTTAAATTTGTAACTTCTTCTTCCCTTGAAACGAAGATAGCAAAAAAGTATATAAGCCATTCGTTTATTTTGAGGTTGCTCGACCTCTTTGATTCTGAGGATCCTAGAGAAAGAGAATGCTTGAAGACTATTCTGCACAGGATTTATGGGAAGTTCATGGTTCACAGACCATTTATCCGAAAGAGCATCAGCAATATCTTTTATCGCTTTGTATGCGAAACTGACAGACACAATGGAATTGCCGAATTGTTGGAGATTTTTGGGAGCGTGATTAGTGGTTTTGCAATACCTTTGAAAGAGGAGCATAAGATCTTTCTATGCAGGGCTTTGATTCCTCTACATAAGCCAAAATCTTTGGGGGTTTATTTCCAGCAGTTGTCATACTGTATATTGCAGTATATAGAGAAGGATCCGAAATTGGCTAGCACTGTGATAAGGGGGTTGTTGAAATATTGGCCAATTACTAACAGCCAGAAGGAGGTGATGTTCCTTGGTGAGTTAGAAGAGATTCTAGAGGGAATCAATATGGGAGAGTTCCAAAAGATAATGGATCCCTTATTCTCACGAATTGCTTGCTGCATTAATGGTTCCCACTTTCAG GTGGCTGAAAGGGCATTATTCTTCTGGAACAATGACCAAATTCTGAACCTTATTGCACATAACCGGCATGTTATTCTACCAATCATATTTCCAGCACTGGAAAGGAATGCACAGAGCCACTGGCACCAATCAGTGCTGAACTTAACTGTAAACGTGAGGAAGATGTTCACAGAGATGGATGACCTGCTCTATGTGGCCTGCCATGCCCATTACAAGGAGGAACAAGAAAAACTAACCTTGGAAGCAGAGAAGCGGAAAGAAACATGGGAACAGTTAGAGAATGCAGCCGGCATCCAGCCAATAGCCGGAAACACTGCTGTGCTGGTAACTCCTTTAGCAACCTCCATTACCTGCTAG